Proteins encoded within one genomic window of Elusimicrobiota bacterium:
- the larB gene encoding nickel pincer cofactor biosynthesis protein LarB produces the protein MKLQKKTKSNWHDFSHPDGKRYSRQGFPEAIYCPGKTVDQIISIARRLQQHGGPVIGTRADEKIFRAIKRKFKTAKYFASARIILVSKQKNAVRNNPAGYVCVVTAGTTDIPVAEEASVIAEILGSKVERVYDIGVAGAHRLFEHSDKLQKAACVVVCAGMEGALPSIIGGLVGCPVVGVPTSVGYGSNLKGFSALLTMLNSCAVNVCAVNIDDGIGAGVIAHLINGRPFK, from the coding sequence ATGAAATTGCAGAAAAAAACAAAATCAAATTGGCATGATTTCTCTCATCCTGACGGAAAACGTTACTCCAGACAGGGTTTTCCTGAAGCCATCTATTGTCCCGGAAAAACGGTTGACCAGATAATCAGTATAGCCCGCAGGCTTCAACAGCATGGCGGCCCTGTTATAGGCACGCGAGCTGACGAGAAAATATTCCGGGCAATAAAAAGAAAATTTAAAACCGCCAAATACTTTGCGTCAGCCAGAATAATCCTGGTATCAAAACAAAAAAACGCAGTAAGAAATAATCCAGCTGGTTATGTTTGTGTTGTTACAGCGGGCACTACAGATATTCCTGTTGCTGAAGAAGCTTCCGTTATTGCGGAAATTCTTGGCAGTAAAGTTGAAAGGGTTTATGATATCGGTGTAGCGGGCGCGCACAGGCTGTTTGAGCATTCCGATAAACTTCAAAAAGCTGCCTGTGTTGTCGTTTGCGCAGGAATGGAAGGCGCTCTTCCGTCTATTATCGGTGGTTTGGTAGGCTGTCCGGTAGTCGGTGTGCCGACTTCAGTAGGCTATGGCTCAAATTTAAAAGGTTTTTCAGCGCTTCTCACCATGCTTAATTCGTGCGCAGTCAACGTTTGCGCGGTGAATATTGATGACGGGATAGGCGCAGGTGTAATAGCGCACCTGATAAATGGGAGGCCTTTCAAGTGA